One segment of Geminicoccaceae bacterium DNA contains the following:
- a CDS encoding formylglycine-generating enzyme family protein — MRIGGGRVAVGTRKPMFPGDGEGPPRFVRIRDFFIEDVTVTNRRFASFVDETGYETDSERFGWSFVFVGLLPDGFPPTTAAVQVPWWRRVDGASWKRPLGPGSDVAGVMEHPVTHVSWNDAMAFAGWAGGRLLGEAEWEVAARGGLADPVYPWGDRAPDDVGFLPCNIWQGRFPYENSAADGWVATAPVRSFEPNGLGLYNMVGNVWEWCADSFRVRSLSRTGRKRDAEARAEGERLMKGGSFMCHDSYCHRYRIAARTGRSPDSAASHTGFRIGYDAG; from the coding sequence ATAAGGATCGGCGGAGGGCGGGTGGCCGTCGGTACCCGCAAGCCGATGTTCCCCGGCGATGGAGAGGGACCTCCCCGGTTCGTTCGCATTCGCGATTTCTTCATCGAGGATGTGACGGTCACGAATCGTCGGTTTGCGTCTTTCGTCGATGAAACCGGCTACGAGACTGATTCCGAGCGCTTCGGATGGTCGTTCGTGTTTGTCGGCCTGCTGCCCGATGGCTTCCCTCCGACAACAGCCGCGGTTCAGGTGCCGTGGTGGCGGCGCGTCGACGGGGCGTCATGGAAACGGCCTCTGGGGCCGGGCTCGGATGTCGCCGGGGTCATGGAGCATCCGGTGACGCATGTCTCGTGGAACGATGCGATGGCCTTTGCCGGCTGGGCAGGTGGCCGCTTGCTGGGCGAGGCCGAATGGGAAGTGGCGGCCCGAGGCGGTCTTGCCGATCCCGTCTATCCCTGGGGCGACCGCGCGCCCGATGATGTCGGGTTCCTGCCATGCAATATCTGGCAGGGACGTTTCCCCTACGAGAACAGTGCAGCCGATGGCTGGGTGGCGACGGCACCGGTCCGCAGCTTCGAACCGAACGGCCTTGGCCTCTACAACATGGTTGGCAATGTCTGGGAGTGGTGTGCCGACAGCTTTCGCGTCCGCTCGCTGTCGCGTACCGGCCGCAAGCGCGATGCCGAGGCCCGCGCGGAGGGCGAGAGACTGATGAAGGGCGGTTCCTTCATGTGTCACGACAGCTACTGCCATCGCTACAGGATTGCCGCCCGCACGGGGCGCAGTCCCGACAGTGCCGCAAGCCATACGGGGTTCCGCATCGGCTACGATGCCGGCTGA
- a CDS encoding type II secretion system F family protein codes for MPSFAYKALTANGERISGEIEAFDRKAAIQRLQADGLIPIEAEPTVVRDAGGMGAIQPSARASQHVTTFTRELSTLLRAGEPIERALALVIDDSGDRKLAAALGRVLGKVRSGEPFSSALAAEPRQFSRLYVGMVRAGEATGRLHGALADVATLQEREADVRRKLVAALTYPLILTVVALASIALLMGYVVPQFTPLFANAMDKLPASTRWIIGLSSWIEENGRIAFVIGAVALLGLLVTLQTGIARPLFDRLALSLPLIGTISRERATSQLARSLSTLLAGGLDLPAAIAMSREIIANSVVQESLARTLGQIRQGRRLADALKDEEFVVPIGLRLFRTGEESGRLAELSGYLADQLETRIVNRTTRLVSLLEPLLVVTLGLAVGGIVISVLNAVLTVNELAI; via the coding sequence ATGCCGAGTTTCGCCTACAAGGCGCTCACCGCGAATGGCGAACGGATCAGCGGGGAAATCGAGGCGTTCGACCGCAAGGCGGCGATCCAGCGCCTCCAGGCCGATGGGCTCATCCCCATCGAGGCCGAGCCGACGGTCGTACGCGATGCCGGCGGCATGGGTGCCATCCAGCCTTCCGCACGGGCGAGCCAGCATGTCACCACATTCACCCGTGAACTTTCCACGTTGCTCAGGGCAGGCGAACCCATCGAACGGGCCCTTGCCCTCGTGATTGACGACAGTGGCGACCGCAAGCTCGCCGCAGCGCTGGGACGGGTTCTGGGCAAGGTCCGCAGCGGCGAGCCCTTCAGCAGTGCGCTTGCGGCCGAGCCGCGCCAGTTCTCGCGGCTTTATGTCGGGATGGTCCGTGCCGGCGAGGCGACCGGCCGCCTGCATGGTGCACTTGCCGACGTCGCCACGCTGCAGGAACGCGAGGCCGATGTGCGGCGCAAATTGGTTGCCGCCCTCACCTACCCCCTCATCCTGACGGTGGTTGCCCTCGCATCGATTGCCCTCCTGATGGGCTATGTGGTGCCGCAATTCACACCGCTTTTCGCCAATGCCATGGACAAGCTGCCCGCCAGCACCCGGTGGATCATCGGGTTGTCGTCCTGGATCGAGGAAAATGGACGGATCGCGTTCGTCATCGGTGCAGTCGCCCTGCTGGGCCTGCTGGTGACGCTCCAGACCGGGATAGCCCGTCCGCTCTTCGATCGCCTCGCATTGTCGCTGCCGCTGATCGGAACCATCAGCCGGGAACGGGCGACATCGCAGCTTGCACGCAGCCTTTCGACCCTGCTGGCAGGCGGCCTTGACCTGCCTGCGGCCATTGCCATGAGCCGGGAGATCATCGCCAACAGTGTCGTGCAGGAGTCGCTGGCCCGCACGCTGGGCCAGATCCGCCAGGGACGGCGGCTGGCCGATGCTCTCAAGGATGAGGAATTCGTCGTACCGATCGGACTGCGGCTGTTCCGCACGGGCGAGGAAAGCGGACGGCTGGCCGAACTGTCGGGCTATCTCGCCGACCAGCTGGAGACCCGCATCGTCAACCGCACGACCCGGCTTGTCTCGCTGCTCGAACCGCTCCTTGTGGTGACCCTCGGACTGGCGGTCGGCGGCATCGTGATCTCGGTGCTCAATGCCGTGCTCACGGTCAACGAGCTCGCCATTTGA
- a CDS encoding alpha-ketoglutarate-dependent dioxygenase AlkB gives MKLPRDGDVELIEKVFDPVTAQQWFDRLADSTDWQQERLRIMGRWVAVPRLTAWYGAHGYRYSGIDHPPRPLTDDLAELLRIAECLAGTTLNSVLANLYRDGRDGMGWHADDEPELGPDPVIVSISFGGTRRFVMKHRHDRALKCECELDSGSCLVMRGTTQRYWLHRIARTTRPVAPRINLTFRTILPSAVRRADQPAS, from the coding sequence TTGAAGCTGCCTCGGGACGGAGATGTCGAGCTGATCGAGAAGGTCTTCGATCCGGTAACGGCTCAGCAGTGGTTTGATCGCCTTGCCGACAGCACGGACTGGCAGCAGGAGCGGCTGCGGATCATGGGTCGATGGGTGGCCGTTCCCCGGCTGACCGCCTGGTACGGCGCGCATGGCTATCGCTACAGCGGCATCGACCATCCTCCACGACCGTTGACCGATGACCTCGCCGAATTGCTGAGGATTGCAGAATGTCTCGCCGGGACGACACTCAACAGTGTATTGGCCAATCTCTACCGTGACGGACGCGACGGCATGGGCTGGCATGCCGATGACGAGCCGGAACTCGGCCCGGACCCGGTCATCGTGTCGATATCCTTCGGTGGGACGAGGCGCTTCGTGATGAAGCATCGTCACGATCGCGCCCTGAAGTGCGAATGCGAACTTGACAGCGGGTCCTGCCTCGTCATGCGCGGGACGACCCAGCGCTACTGGCTGCACCGTATCGCCAGGACGACAAGACCTGTCGCACCCCGAATCAACCTGACCTTTCGCACCATCCTGCCGTCAGCGGTGCGTCGTGCGGATCAGCCGGCATCGTAG